One Thermococcus alcaliphilus genomic region harbors:
- a CDS encoding cation:proton antiporter, with protein sequence MQVELIMYISLMLAIAETFGWIFARIGQPVVLGQIIGGILLGTFFPPTEEVKDISMVGVLLLLFLAGLESSVDELKEAGRAGVSVAGIGVFIAFLIGFAIVYPFKGFNQALIYGALTTPTSVSLTVRVLMELDALKTREGMTILTAAIVDDILGIIILTVIISLLVQGSVHYTVIASIILRVIFFLAVALYIVPPAIDRLLKKVVHLGFADSTITLSMAVLFAFAYFAEHMNLASILGAYLFGLALSETEFRKPIFEHTRIIAHAIFIPLFFVDVGMNMPMQDIKSIGFFAIVFSLGAIVSKVIGCGLGALVGGLTLKESIRIGVGMIPRMGVELAMLTVALNEGIVGKEAYIVIVLMIFLTTLVTPPFLKISFGKQVEEEELTEIFEMGY encoded by the coding sequence ATGCAAGTAGAATTGATAATGTATATTTCCCTTATGTTAGCCATTGCTGAAACATTTGGGTGGATATTTGCAAGAATAGGGCAACCAGTTGTTCTTGGTCAAATAATTGGGGGAATACTACTCGGAACGTTCTTTCCTCCAACAGAGGAAGTCAAAGATATCTCAATGGTGGGAGTTCTCCTTCTTCTCTTTCTTGCAGGCCTTGAAAGCAGTGTTGATGAGCTCAAAGAAGCCGGGAGAGCTGGTGTCTCGGTGGCAGGAATAGGGGTTTTCATTGCTTTTTTAATTGGATTTGCCATCGTTTATCCGTTTAAGGGATTTAACCAAGCACTCATATATGGGGCTCTTACGACCCCAACAAGTGTTAGCCTGACTGTTAGAGTTCTCATGGAACTTGATGCCCTAAAAACTCGGGAGGGGATGACTATCTTAACTGCTGCAATAGTTGATGACATCCTTGGTATTATTATCCTGACAGTTATCATCTCACTGCTAGTTCAGGGAAGTGTTCATTATACCGTTATAGCCTCAATCATTTTGAGGGTAATATTCTTTCTTGCAGTTGCTCTCTACATTGTTCCTCCAGCAATAGACCGGCTCTTAAAGAAAGTAGTTCACTTAGGATTTGCCGATTCCACAATAACACTCTCAATGGCGGTACTATTCGCCTTTGCTTATTTTGCCGAACACATGAATCTTGCATCAATACTAGGGGCTTACCTATTTGGACTAGCACTTAGCGAAACTGAGTTTAGAAAACCGATATTTGAACACACTCGTATTATTGCTCATGCTATCTTTATCCCTTTGTTTTTTGTTGATGTGGGAATGAACATGCCAATGCAGGATATTAAATCAATAGGCTTCTTTGCCATTGTATTCTCTTTGGGAGCAATAGTTAGTAAAGTAATTGGTTGTGGTCTTGGAGCTCTTGTAGGAGGTTTAACTCTTAAGGAGTCTATTAGAATAGGAGTGGGAATGATCCCTCGAATGGGTGTAGAACTTGCAATGCTGACTGTAGCGCTCAATGAAGGGATAGTAGGAAAAGAGGCATATATCGTTATAGTTTTGATGATATTCCTTACTACCCTCGTTACTCCACCTTTCCTTAAAATAAGTTTCGGCAAACAGGTTGAGGAAGAGGAGTTAACAGAAATCTTTGAGATGGGATATTAG
- a CDS encoding nascent polypeptide-associated complex protein, translating into MMPMKGMNPKQMQKLMKQLGIKMEELEGVKEVIIRLENKEIVIKDAAVTVITAMGEKSYQIVGKEEVREVLNIPEEDIKLVMEQAGVDYETAKKALEETKGDLAEAILKLQES; encoded by the coding sequence ATGATGCCAATGAAGGGTATGAACCCCAAACAAATGCAGAAGCTCATGAAACAGCTTGGAATTAAGATGGAAGAGCTTGAGGGAGTTAAGGAGGTCATAATAAGACTTGAAAACAAAGAAATCGTTATCAAAGACGCTGCAGTAACCGTAATAACAGCTATGGGAGAGAAGAGCTACCAAATAGTGGGCAAGGAGGAAGTCAGAGAAGTTCTCAACATTCCCGAAGAGGACATAAAACTCGTTATGGAGCAGGCAGGCGTTGACTACGAGACGGCCAAAAAAGCATTGGAAGAAACAAAAGGAGACCTGGCAGAGGCAATATTAAAACTCCAAGAATCTTAG
- a CDS encoding carboxymuconolactone decarboxylase family protein — translation MECEDVQTKLKEIEELLQTLGKQHPKEISAFSRFLREVAETKALTTREKELIALALGIAAGCEWCIYLHTQKAMEAGAKKEELIEAGLVAVLMAGGPALMHLIPLMKAIEAFEKEHKEE, via the coding sequence ATGGAGTGTGAAGACGTACAGACAAAACTTAAGGAAATAGAGGAACTTCTGCAAACACTTGGAAAGCAGCACCCAAAGGAAATATCAGCCTTTTCAAGGTTTTTGAGGGAAGTTGCTGAGACAAAAGCTTTAACAACAAGAGAAAAAGAACTTATAGCTTTGGCTTTGGGGATAGCTGCCGGTTGTGAGTGGTGTATCTATTTGCACACCCAAAAGGCCATGGAAGCGGGAGCAAAGAAGGAGGAACTTATAGAGGCCGGATTGGTAGCAGTTCTAATGGCTGGGGGACCTGCTCTAATGCATTTAATTCCTCTAATGAAAGCAATTGAAGCATTTGAAAAGGAACATAAGGAAGAGTAA
- the hflX gene encoding GTPase HflX: MRAIGVIRHSPNRRVNKEEFEELLRSAGYEILAIVEQTREEHPKYNIGPGKLQEVKELIKELNPDRIIFANPLTPSQSFNITKELKIDVIDKWQLVLEIFEKRAHSKEAKLQVELANLQYELPLVKEAIRRIKLGDRAGFKGMGEYQTQQYLKHIRYRMGKIRKELEKVKADREVKRKRREEVGFILVALAGYTNAGKSTLLNALADENIEAKTQMFTTLDTTTRRFTINGKRALITDTVGFIDDLPPFIVEAFHSTLEEIVRADIVLLVLDSSEPWREIKRKFLASIEVLKELKALDKPILVVLNKKDLTSEEDLSDKKKAIEELISRKGITVSGIASISAKERDLEELYTALEEVMFTLPKYRLFEILVKEREKVPKVIALINSIGEILDVKYGETTRISAYIQVGMIKSLTKMGVELKHPS, encoded by the coding sequence ATGAGAGCTATTGGAGTAATAAGACACTCACCCAATAGAAGGGTCAATAAAGAAGAGTTCGAGGAGCTTTTGAGAAGTGCCGGTTATGAAATTCTCGCAATAGTTGAACAAACCAGGGAAGAACACCCCAAGTATAACATAGGACCCGGAAAGCTCCAAGAAGTGAAGGAACTCATAAAAGAGCTCAACCCTGATAGGATAATATTTGCAAATCCACTCACCCCTTCCCAGTCCTTCAACATAACAAAAGAGCTTAAAATTGACGTCATTGACAAGTGGCAGCTTGTTCTTGAGATATTTGAGAAGAGAGCACATTCAAAAGAAGCCAAGCTTCAGGTCGAGCTGGCAAACCTCCAATACGAGTTGCCCCTTGTAAAAGAAGCCATTAGGAGAATTAAGCTTGGAGATAGGGCGGGTTTCAAAGGTATGGGTGAATATCAGACGCAGCAGTATCTGAAGCACATCCGCTACAGAATGGGGAAAATAAGAAAAGAGCTTGAAAAGGTTAAAGCAGATAGAGAAGTAAAAAGAAAGAGAAGAGAAGAAGTTGGATTTATACTTGTTGCTTTAGCAGGCTATACAAACGCTGGTAAGTCAACTCTCTTAAATGCACTAGCAGATGAGAATATAGAGGCAAAGACACAGATGTTCACAACCCTTGACACGACCACAAGAAGGTTTACAATAAACGGAAAAAGAGCCTTGATAACCGATACCGTTGGTTTTATAGATGACCTTCCGCCTTTTATAGTTGAAGCTTTTCATTCAACCCTTGAGGAAATAGTGAGGGCAGATATTGTCCTTCTTGTTTTGGATTCAAGCGAACCTTGGAGAGAGATAAAGAGAAAGTTTTTAGCATCGATAGAAGTGCTAAAAGAACTCAAAGCATTGGATAAGCCCATCTTAGTCGTTCTAAACAAGAAAGACCTTACAAGCGAGGAAGACCTTTCAGACAAAAAGAAGGCAATTGAGGAATTGATCAGCAGAAAGGGAATAACCGTAAGTGGGATCGCCTCAATATCTGCAAAGGAGAGGGATCTGGAAGAACTCTACACCGCCCTTGAGGAGGTAATGTTCACCCTTCCGAAATACAGGCTCTTTGAGATTCTTGTCAAGGAAAGGGAGAAGGTACCAAAGGTAATAGCTTTAATAAACTCCATAGGGGAAATCTTAGATGTAAAATACGGCGAAACGACGAGGATTTCAGCCTACATTCAGGTGGGTATGATAAAAAGCCTTACAAAAATGGGAGTAGAGCTAAAGCATCCGAGCTAG
- a CDS encoding RNA-binding domain-containing protein, which translates to MFEEVEVEAYVYPTEDIEKVKKAMLNLVSPLEFEAFDKGDYILLVGKTKDKKALQRLYELFRGQQILDTARAMLEEGYFGEEIIIKVHKQVAYVGKVNFNEESPLGPITIIIRTKDPQRLMKWLAPRTKDGVPIE; encoded by the coding sequence ATGTTTGAGGAAGTTGAGGTTGAAGCTTACGTTTATCCTACGGAGGACATTGAGAAGGTTAAGAAGGCTATGCTTAACTTAGTGTCACCCCTCGAGTTTGAGGCGTTTGACAAAGGGGATTACATCCTTTTAGTAGGAAAGACGAAGGATAAAAAAGCACTTCAGAGACTTTATGAACTCTTCAGGGGACAGCAGATTCTTGATACAGCGAGAGCAATGCTGGAAGAAGGTTACTTTGGGGAAGAGATAATAATTAAGGTGCACAAGCAGGTCGCATATGTGGGCAAGGTCAACTTTAACGAGGAATCTCCCTTAGGTCCGATAACGATAATAATAAGAACAAAGGATCCGCAAAGGCTAATGAAGTGGCTGGCTCCAAGAACAAAAGATGGCGTGCCGATAGAATAA
- the pepQ gene encoding Xaa-Pro dipeptidase PepQ, with product MGRIEAIKKYLEENEVEAALITSAPNLFYFTNAAPLVGGYLVVTLEEETLLVPELEYEQAKEEARVGVEKFKKMDELYEYLKRFKSLAVEGNMSISFQNALKEKAGVKEFKLLDDVIKELRMIKSEEEIKLIEDACRLADIGVMTAIEEISEGKREKEIAAKVEYVMKLEGAEKPAFDTIIASGYRSALPHGVASDKRIEKGDLVVIDLGALYRHYNSDITRTIVVGTPNEKQREIYEIVLEAQKKAVEAAKPGMTAKELDSVARKVIEEYGYGDKFIHSLGHGIGLQVHEWPRVSQQDETVLKEGMVITIEPGIYIPKFGGVRIEDTVVITKNGAKRLTKTDRELI from the coding sequence ATGGGAAGGATTGAAGCCATCAAAAAATATTTAGAAGAGAACGAAGTTGAGGCTGCTTTAATAACAAGTGCTCCAAACCTCTTCTACTTCACAAACGCCGCGCCCTTGGTTGGTGGCTATCTTGTAGTAACCCTAGAGGAAGAAACTCTACTTGTCCCTGAACTCGAGTACGAGCAGGCAAAAGAGGAAGCTAGGGTCGGCGTTGAGAAGTTCAAGAAAATGGACGAGCTCTATGAATACCTCAAGCGCTTTAAATCGCTTGCAGTTGAAGGCAACATGAGCATTTCCTTCCAAAATGCCTTGAAGGAAAAAGCCGGGGTTAAAGAATTCAAGCTTTTGGACGATGTAATAAAGGAGCTCAGGATGATAAAGAGCGAAGAGGAAATAAAGCTTATCGAAGACGCATGCAGGCTGGCGGATATAGGGGTTATGACTGCCATAGAGGAGATAAGCGAAGGAAAGCGCGAGAAAGAGATTGCCGCTAAGGTTGAATATGTGATGAAACTCGAAGGTGCTGAGAAACCAGCTTTTGACACGATAATTGCAAGCGGTTACCGCTCCGCCCTGCCTCATGGAGTTGCAAGCGACAAAAGGATTGAGAAGGGGGATCTCGTTGTCATAGATCTTGGAGCCCTATATAGGCACTACAACTCCGACATAACGAGGACAATAGTTGTGGGTACTCCAAATGAAAAGCAGAGGGAGATTTATGAGATAGTCCTCGAAGCTCAAAAGAAAGCCGTCGAAGCTGCAAAGCCAGGAATGACTGCAAAAGAACTCGACAGCGTTGCGAGAAAGGTAATAGAGGAGTACGGCTATGGTGACAAGTTCATCCATTCCCTCGGACATGGAATAGGACTTCAGGTTCACGAGTGGCCTAGAGTTTCTCAGCAAGATGAGACCGTGCTGAAAGAAGGCATGGTAATCACGATAGAGCCGGGGATATATATTCCAAAGTTTGGCGGCGTTAGGATTGAGGATACCGTCGTTATAACAAAGAACGGTGCGAAAAGATTAACAAAAACAGACAGGGAGCTTATTTGA
- a CDS encoding tRNA (N(6)-L-threonylcarbamoyladenosine(37)-C(2))-methylthiotransferase, with protein sequence MRVHIETYGCTRNKADAEIMEALLLKAGYEIADLDSAEYVVVNTCAVKDPTEKHMSKRIKELIDSGKKVIVTGCLPHVNPDAIDERASGILGVKSIDRIVEAIQLAEKGEKLISVEGWKERSIDKLELPRIWKGGVVFVVPISEGCLNACTYCATRFARGVLKSYKPELIVKWVKDAVAKGYKEIQLSSEDTGCYGFDIGTNLARLLDEITTIEGDFRVRVGMMNPNNAIKILDELIEVYKDEKIYKFLHLPVQSGDNEILRKMGRTYTVEEFEEIVKEFRKHIKDLNLNTDIIVGFPGESEEAFQNTVELVKRIKPDKINVSRFSPRPGTLAAKMEGQIVGWKVKERSRYLHRLRLAISYEINKRYIGREVEVLTHSPGEKGGIEGRTMNYKDIILPDAPLGEFVRVKVTKATSTYLMGEVIG encoded by the coding sequence ATGAGAGTTCACATAGAAACTTATGGGTGCACAAGGAACAAGGCAGATGCAGAGATTATGGAAGCCCTGCTGCTCAAAGCGGGCTATGAGATAGCGGACTTGGATAGTGCGGAGTATGTTGTTGTTAACACCTGTGCCGTCAAAGACCCAACGGAAAAGCACATGAGCAAAAGGATTAAAGAGCTCATTGATAGTGGAAAAAAGGTTATAGTGACGGGCTGTTTGCCACACGTTAATCCAGATGCAATAGATGAGAGAGCCTCTGGAATTCTTGGGGTTAAAAGCATAGACAGAATTGTTGAAGCCATACAATTGGCAGAGAAGGGAGAAAAGCTAATCAGTGTTGAAGGGTGGAAAGAGAGGAGCATTGACAAATTAGAACTCCCCAGAATTTGGAAGGGAGGCGTTGTTTTTGTAGTTCCGATAAGCGAAGGGTGCTTGAATGCCTGCACGTATTGTGCCACAAGATTTGCGAGGGGAGTTTTAAAGAGCTATAAACCCGAGCTCATTGTGAAATGGGTAAAAGATGCTGTAGCTAAAGGATATAAGGAGATTCAGCTCTCAAGCGAAGACACCGGTTGCTATGGCTTCGACATAGGCACAAACCTAGCAAGGCTTTTGGATGAGATTACGACAATAGAGGGCGATTTTAGGGTAAGGGTTGGTATGATGAACCCCAACAATGCAATCAAAATACTAGATGAGCTTATAGAGGTTTACAAGGATGAGAAAATATACAAGTTCCTGCATTTGCCGGTGCAGAGCGGCGACAATGAAATTCTAAGGAAAATGGGAAGAACGTATACGGTTGAGGAATTTGAAGAAATAGTTAAAGAATTCAGAAAGCACATCAAAGACCTCAACTTGAACACCGATATAATAGTTGGTTTTCCAGGAGAAAGCGAAGAAGCCTTCCAGAATACGGTAGAGCTGGTTAAGAGGATAAAACCGGACAAGATAAACGTTTCACGCTTTTCACCAAGACCTGGAACATTAGCGGCAAAAATGGAAGGACAAATAGTGGGGTGGAAGGTAAAGGAGCGCTCCCGCTATCTGCACAGATTAAGGCTTGCAATAAGCTACGAGATAAACAAAAGATACATAGGCAGAGAAGTAGAAGTTTTGACACACTCTCCGGGAGAAAAAGGAGGAATAGAAGGAAGGACAATGAACTATAAGGATATAATACTTCCCGATGCCCCCCTTGGAGAATTCGTGAGGGTAAAGGTTACAAAAGCAACCTCGACATACCTCATGGGGGAAGTTATAGGATAA
- a CDS encoding flavodoxin domain-containing protein, with the protein MRVCILYDSKHGTTEKVARAIKEAIEEYASVEVKRVSEVTTLGDCELVIVGTPIYYEKPLKSILEFLEKHSEELEKKKVAIFIVCFAVAFRSLVRWHIQNHYIKPLKERIRGEIVGTLMLRGGIGNIGEGEIEKAKRWAFRLLDF; encoded by the coding sequence ATGAGAGTGTGCATACTCTACGATTCCAAGCACGGGACGACGGAAAAGGTTGCAAGGGCAATAAAAGAAGCGATTGAGGAATATGCAAGTGTAGAGGTCAAAAGGGTAAGTGAAGTAACGACCCTTGGAGACTGTGAGCTCGTTATCGTAGGAACGCCAATTTACTATGAAAAACCTCTAAAAAGCATTCTTGAGTTTTTGGAAAAGCACTCCGAGGAGCTTGAGAAGAAAAAGGTGGCGATTTTTATTGTCTGCTTTGCAGTTGCATTTAGGAGCCTTGTCAGATGGCATATTCAAAACCACTACATAAAGCCCTTAAAGGAGAGAATTCGGGGAGAAATCGTTGGTACCCTCATGTTAAGAGGCGGCATTGGAAATATAGGAGAGGGAGAGATAGAGAAAGCAAAGAGATGGGCTTTCAGGCTTTTAGATTTTTGA
- a CDS encoding MBL fold metallo-hydrolase translates to MKIIPLASESLGVRSLATFLEVRKVGILIDPGTALGPKRYSLPPAKAELEALQKAREKIQRYSKKAQIITISHYHYDHHTPFFEGIYESSSPEKAKELYSGKTLLIKHPTENINFSQRKRAWAFLKEAQKIAKKIEYADGKFFDFGDFIIEFSPAVPHGSEGSKLGFVVMVMVDDGKKRVIHASDIQLLNKASKEWIIRQMPDVLITGGPPLYLEGYRVKEAWNTGLKNLNEIIRETNAEIILDHHVVRDKRYPEFFAQVEKEPLTFARFLKKEDKPLEAYRKELHKLEKGEKAEIPFEIGW, encoded by the coding sequence ATGAAGATCATTCCACTTGCCTCTGAAAGCCTCGGTGTTAGAAGCCTCGCAACTTTCCTAGAGGTTAGAAAAGTGGGCATTCTTATCGATCCTGGAACGGCATTAGGTCCAAAACGTTATTCCTTACCTCCAGCTAAAGCAGAGCTTGAAGCCCTGCAAAAGGCAAGGGAAAAGATACAGCGTTATTCAAAAAAAGCCCAGATAATAACAATTTCCCACTATCACTACGACCACCATACGCCGTTCTTTGAGGGAATTTACGAAAGTTCTTCTCCGGAAAAAGCGAAGGAACTTTACAGTGGAAAAACACTCCTCATAAAACATCCCACAGAAAACATAAACTTCAGCCAGCGAAAAAGGGCATGGGCTTTCCTCAAAGAAGCTCAAAAGATAGCGAAAAAGATTGAATATGCGGATGGAAAGTTCTTTGACTTTGGGGACTTTATAATCGAGTTCTCCCCGGCAGTTCCCCATGGGAGTGAGGGCTCGAAGCTCGGCTTTGTCGTGATGGTTATGGTAGACGATGGGAAGAAAAGGGTTATTCACGCAAGCGACATTCAGCTTTTAAACAAAGCCTCGAAAGAGTGGATAATCAGGCAGATGCCGGACGTACTAATCACAGGAGGCCCACCTCTATATTTAGAAGGGTATCGGGTTAAGGAAGCTTGGAACACAGGGCTCAAGAACCTCAACGAGATAATAAGAGAAACGAACGCAGAAATTATCTTAGATCACCACGTGGTTAGAGATAAAAGATACCCCGAATTTTTTGCCCAGGTTGAGAAAGAGCCTCTGACCTTTGCGCGCTTCTTGAAAAAAGAGGACAAACCCCTAGAAGCCTACAGAAAAGAACTTCACAAACTTGAGAAAGGAGAAAAAGCCGAAATACCGTTTGAGATTGGGTGGTAG
- a CDS encoding DUF835 domain-containing protein — translation MDESYLAKFIHVFSIFVATGTFGVLFHTYLEHRIKALLFWSAAWVFFILMQVAFYTGNKEGIALFYSFFSGTLIYGTLMYFKEYGDIKTSIRPELIGIIPPIFALYGIFLTHLGLSYSFSSIEVPFVVLSGIFFLFSGFVFLAIGKKKRNIFYLSVVTITFGIFVILYPVRLSFPSLRFVWIFIGTALSVGMALLMINLVTSKEFLFFEEPIEPRVVLEPGARLITPKEYEQIKENLKDYPVLAFVRSLNVPEKWNAYYLSTEERENRISPTNLAYMAQMTSEYFREAKEKGLEGVVIIDCLEYLAMYNGFESIVKFLAALKDFALINNGVLLVVIEEDAWSKRQLAILRRIFS, via the coding sequence ATGGATGAAAGCTATCTAGCAAAATTTATTCATGTCTTTAGCATATTCGTTGCCACTGGAACCTTTGGAGTGCTCTTTCACACATATTTGGAGCACAGGATAAAAGCGCTCCTTTTTTGGTCAGCTGCATGGGTGTTTTTCATACTAATGCAGGTGGCTTTTTATACCGGAAATAAAGAAGGGATTGCACTCTTTTACTCTTTCTTCTCAGGGACTTTGATATATGGAACCCTAATGTATTTCAAAGAGTATGGGGATATTAAAACATCAATAAGGCCAGAATTAATAGGAATTATACCTCCAATCTTTGCCCTTTATGGGATATTCTTAACTCATTTAGGGCTTTCTTATAGCTTTTCCTCTATCGAGGTGCCGTTTGTCGTTCTCTCAGGAATATTCTTCCTATTTTCTGGCTTTGTATTCCTGGCAATAGGTAAAAAGAAAAGGAACATCTTTTACCTCAGCGTTGTGACAATTACATTTGGAATCTTTGTTATTCTCTACCCCGTAAGGCTGAGTTTTCCCAGCCTTAGGTTTGTATGGATATTCATCGGCACTGCTCTCTCTGTAGGCATGGCACTTCTTATGATAAACCTTGTGACTTCCAAAGAATTTCTGTTCTTCGAGGAGCCCATAGAGCCAAGGGTTGTTTTGGAGCCTGGTGCCAGACTTATCACCCCAAAGGAGTACGAGCAGATAAAGGAGAACCTTAAGGATTACCCGGTGCTGGCATTTGTTAGAAGCTTAAACGTTCCAGAAAAATGGAATGCCTACTACCTAAGCACCGAGGAGCGAGAAAATAGGATTTCTCCTACAAATCTTGCCTACATGGCTCAGATGACAAGTGAATACTTCAGAGAAGCAAAGGAAAAAGGTCTCGAAGGTGTGGTGATAATAGATTGCCTGGAGTATCTGGCAATGTACAATGGGTTTGAGTCCATTGTAAAATTTTTAGCTGCATTAAAGGACTTTGCACTAATAAACAATGGAGTGCTTCTTGTAGTTATTGAAGAGGATGCTTGGAGTAAACGTCAGCTTGCAATCCTAAGGCGCATTTTCAGTTAG
- a CDS encoding DEAD/DEAH box helicase, with product MSFEKLGLSESSLNAIRRKGFKRPTDIQREVIPRLLGGNKDIIGQSQTGTGKTAAFALPLIELIEEDIKDVQAIVITPTRELAIQVVDEIRSLRGKKRVYVLPVYGGQPIGPQIKSLRKGVHIVVGTPGRVIDHIERGTLSLSGVSYFILDEADRMLDMGFIDDIERILRYTNEEKRVLMFSATIPREILRLARRYLKDYEVIRVQEKSLAPEQVEQYYFEVRPNNKFKLLCRILNNEDFYGIVFCQTKKETRELAARLKAKGYKAEALNGDIPQKGRERILERFRRGKTEILVATDVAARGLDVKDLTHVINYSVPQNPEAYVHRIGRTGREGKKGKAVTFVAPWESPKLRDIERTARVKIKEMKHPRRQRQDMFFGAS from the coding sequence ATGAGTTTTGAAAAGTTAGGACTATCAGAAAGCAGTTTAAATGCCATACGAAGAAAAGGGTTCAAAAGACCAACTGATATCCAGCGAGAAGTTATTCCAAGACTTCTAGGTGGAAATAAGGATATAATTGGGCAATCACAAACCGGAACAGGTAAAACCGCCGCGTTTGCCCTTCCGTTGATAGAGCTCATAGAGGAAGATATAAAGGATGTGCAGGCGATAGTTATAACTCCAACAAGGGAGCTTGCAATCCAGGTTGTGGATGAAATAAGATCATTGAGAGGAAAAAAGAGAGTCTATGTTCTTCCAGTCTATGGGGGTCAGCCCATAGGGCCTCAAATTAAAAGCCTAAGGAAAGGTGTCCACATAGTTGTTGGCACTCCTGGAAGGGTAATAGACCACATAGAGAGAGGCACACTTTCGCTTAGCGGTGTGAGCTACTTTATACTGGATGAAGCCGACAGAATGCTAGATATGGGCTTTATAGATGATATCGAGAGAATTTTGAGGTATACAAATGAAGAGAAAAGGGTTCTGATGTTTTCTGCTACCATTCCAAGGGAGATCCTTCGCTTGGCAAGGAGGTATTTAAAAGATTATGAGGTCATAAGAGTCCAGGAAAAAAGCCTCGCCCCAGAGCAGGTTGAACAGTACTACTTTGAAGTGCGCCCAAACAACAAATTTAAGCTTTTGTGCAGGATTCTCAATAACGAGGACTTTTATGGGATAGTGTTCTGCCAGACAAAAAAGGAGACAAGAGAACTGGCAGCTAGGCTTAAGGCTAAAGGGTACAAAGCAGAGGCTTTGAACGGGGATATCCCTCAAAAGGGAAGAGAAAGGATTTTGGAGCGTTTTAGAAGGGGCAAGACTGAAATCTTGGTTGCGACGGATGTTGCGGCAAGAGGGTTAGACGTCAAGGACTTAACGCATGTAATAAACTATTCAGTCCCCCAAAATCCGGAGGCTTATGTTCATAGAATTGGCAGAACCGGAAGAGAAGGCAAGAAAGGAAAAGCCGTAACCTTTGTGGCTCCATGGGAATCCCCCAAGCTGAGGGACATTGAAAGGACTGCAAGGGTAAAGATCAAAGAAATGAAGCATCCAAGGAGGCAAAGACAAGACATGTTTTTTGGAGCTTCTTGA